CGCCGCACGACCAACCCCACCATCCCCCGCGCGGCGAGCGAACAGCCAACCGTCCCCAGCGCCGGCGACCGGCGAGGATGGGTCGCGAGAAGTCCCGGAGGCTCTCGGGCAGCCGAGACTTCCGGCAGCGGCTGGTGCTGGCGACGCTGACCTCCACCCCCATCATCATCAAGGACATCCGCGCCGGCGAGGGGGGCCTCCGCCCGCACGAGATGTCCCTCCTCCACCTCCTCGACAAGGTCTCGGACCAGCACGTCATCGACGTCAACGACACAGGCAAGGGCGCGCCGACTTGTGGCCGCGACAGGGGCTTCTTCCATTTGGGTTGGTGGCTGATTGTAGTGAGTTCGTCCGTGGGCAGGGACGAAGGTCGGGTACAAGCCCGGGGTGGTCCTCGGCGGGAAGGACCTGGAGCACGACTGCGGGGTGCACCGCGGGATCGGCTACTTCATCGAGCCGCTCATTCTGCTCGGGCTCTTCGCCAGGTCGCCCTTGTCCATTCGGCTCAAAGGTGAACAGCGCTTGCTCATCTTGTTTCTGCTTGAGGTGTGCAGAATCAGCGAAGTTTCGGGTGACTGTTGTTGCACCGTCAGGTCAATTGATTGCCATGTTTTGCATTGGAACTCCGGAATTACGATATTTAGTTCAGGCAGAGGTTGTGTGGTCAGGGTTTTCTAGAATTATTGGTTATTTAATCTGCTTCATTGTTCATTGCAATGGGTTCTTTTAACTTTAGGCTGTTCTAGAAGTATTAGTTATCCACTCTGATCCATTGTTCGGTGGGATGGTTTGTTTGTTTCAATTGGTGTATGTGGATCATGCGAGTCGGTCCTGTTCTGGCATGAATTGTTTTGACAAAGGTGGTTTTATTGCCAGTTAGTTAATTTTGCTGAATTCGCTGTCACGGAGTAAGCAAACCTTATTAGCTCTTTCTCATGAACCCATGATCCTTGTGGCCATTCATTTTTCCTAATGAAGATGCTCTTGCTAACATGAGGTGCTCAGTAGTGCTATGTGTCTCAAGCTTCACAAGCTTCCATAAGCCAAGATCTGCAAAAGACTAGACAGGAAATAATTCTTTTGTTCTGCTCAAAATTGATGGCCATTGTTGTTAATGATCGTACAAAGTCTTTCACTTCTACGGAGTCTaaatattgccatgcttgtaggaaTCACAAATTCTGCAGAAGGTTGATGGCCAATTGGCCATCACTGTTATTAATCATACAGTGTCTTTTGCTTCTGAATTTAGTATGGAGTCTAAATTTGATGCCATTATTTTTAGGAATCACGAATGATACAAAGGATCCTTCTGTGGATACTTTCCGGATGGTTACGTTGCATATGCTCAAGCATTTTGGCGTTCCTCTTGAGGGACTGGAGCTCAAAATTGAAAACCGGGGAGCTCCTCCTCGTGGTGGTGGCGAAGTGCTTCTTCGAGTTCCCAATATAAACAGTACATTAAAGGTGTGTTGGAGTTTACTTCTGCTCACGTTTCGTGATTTCTGTTGACATTGCCCTTCTAATATCAAGTGTTTTTGCAGGCAGTTAATTGGATTGATGAAGGAATGGTAAAGAGGATAAGAGGTGTAACATTCTCAACCAATGTATCTCCACAGATTGAAAACCGTATCCTCTATGCTGCACGTGGACTCTTCAATAAGTTTATTCCGGATGTTCATATCTTCACCGATCATAGAGCTGGTTTATCTGGTGGATTGTACGTTTCCAACTTGAAGTAGAACCTGTTGAATATTATTAGTGACACAATGTGCTGTTATCTCCTGGTGTCCTTCTATTCAAAAATTTAAATCTATTCATCTTTTGGCAGGTCAGCAGGCTATGGCGTATCAGTAGTTGCTGAGACCACAACAGGCTGTCTGATTTCTGCAGATGCTACTGTGAGTTATCCCAATGTTGATGAAATGAGTGAACAATCTAAGAAGCCTGAGCTAATGTCTCCAGAGGATCTTGGTGAGCAAGTTGCATCGATGCTGCTAGAAGAGGTGGCTCAAGGAGGAGTTGTTGACTCAACGCATCAGGTCTGGTATTTCATTCCAGTTTATTCCTTTCTTATACTATTATTTAGCAGGCTGGTGGCAGATATTTTTATGTTG
Above is a window of Triticum dicoccoides isolate Atlit2015 ecotype Zavitan chromosome 5B, WEW_v2.0, whole genome shotgun sequence DNA encoding:
- the LOC119307709 gene encoding probable RNA 3'-terminal phosphate cyclase-like protein: MGREKSRRLSGSRDFRQRLVLATLTSTPIIIKDIRAGEGGLRPHEMSLLHLLDKVSDQHVIDVNDTGTKVGYKPGVVLGGKDLEHDCGVHRGIGYFIEPLILLGLFARSPLSIRLKGITNDTKDPSVDTFRMVTLHMLKHFGVPLEGLELKIENRGAPPRGGGEVLLRVPNINSTLKAVNWIDEGMVKRIRGVTFSTNVSPQIENRILYAARGLFNKFIPDVHIFTDHRAGLSGGLSAGYGVSVVAETTTGCLISADATVSYPNVDEMSEQSKKPELMSPEDLGEQVASMLLEEVAQGGVVDSTHQGLLFMLCALCPPDVSKVRVGQLTPHAIESLRNIKEFLDVKFIIKPDPNSNTVSLKCVGAGVKNLARKIS